In Aspergillus nidulans FGSC A4 chromosome IV, a single window of DNA contains:
- a CDS encoding Zn(II)2Cys6 transcription factor domain-containing protein (transcript_id=CADANIAT00010518): MLRRSHKKSRDGCVECKRRHVKCDEQRPRCLLCTMSSRECSFASEALTPAEPSSTALRSPRPSPSWDQNEGQGNARAQSIEDPINLQHTELLIHLTSSRATDVFSLGDGFEPYQATVSVVLGIGLTSPYLLYQLLAFSARHLAYLRPDKRAYHLHQATSLQTQALSLFNAGKVQITASNCVAVCLFSVVLGHHLLTDTLTLALSVSDQPPGCRGIGLDSFLNRYIQCLETHRGVYTVAMGGWPLLMETELAPVLSRSRAFTSQEPKGDECQQLQALIVSSVSLEQEEKEACQQAIRYLQLGFDALSTGENENMRYQMLFLWNVLVPSEFSSLLAKKRAQALVILAYYALLLHHGRHIWQVGEAGQHILGMIEEYLGPEWSPWLEYPRLGMRFG, encoded by the exons ATGCTGCGGCGCAGCCACAAGAAGTCCCGGGATGGGTGTGTGGAATG CAAGCGACGGCACGTCAAG TGCGACGAACAGCGGCCAAGATGCCTACTATGCACCATGTCAAGCCGGGAATGCAGCTTTGCATCGGAAGCCCTaacaccagcagagccgTCCTCCACGGCTCTCAGAAGCCCAAGaccctctccttcttggGATCAGAATGAAGGGCAGGGTAATGCTCGCGCCCAGAGCATAGAAGACCCGATAAACCTCCAACACACCGAACTCCTCATCCATCTGACCTCTTCCCGAGCGACAGATGTATTCAGTCTCGGCGACGGCTTCGAGCCTTATCAGGCGACTGTGTCAGTGGTACTTGGCATTGGGCTGACCTCGCCGTATCTTCTCTACCAACTGCTCGCCTTCTCAGCAAGACACCTGGCGTACCTACGCCCCGACAAGAGAGCATACCATCTGCATCAAGCGACCAGCCTGCAAACACAGGCACTCTCGCTGTTTAACGCAGGGAAAGTCCAGATCACTGCGTCTAACTGTGTCGCGGTTTGTCTTTTCTCGGTTGTTCTAGGTCACCATCTTCTAACCGATACGCTTACCCTCGCGCTATCAGTAAGCGATCAGCCTCCAGGCTGCCGTGGCATTGGCTTAGATTCGTTCTTGAATCGTTACATCCAGTGCCTCGAGACGCATCGAGGGGTGTACACGGTGGCCATGGGTGGTTGGCCCCTTCTCATGGAGACAGAGCTCGCTCCGGTCCTATCGCGAAGCCGGGCTTTCACGTCACAAGAGCCGAAAGGCGATGAGTGTCAACAGTTGCAAGCCCTGATCGTCAGCTCAGTCAGTCTCgagcaggaagagaaggaggcaTGTCAGCAGGCAATCAGATACTTGCAACTCGGGTTCGATGCTCTTTCCACGGGGGAGAACGAGAATATGCGCTATCAGATGCTCTTTTTGTGGAATGTACTTGTCCCGTCTGAGTTCAGTAGCttgctggcgaagaagcgAGCACAGGCTCTTGTTATCTTAGCTTACTACGCATTGTTGCTGCACCACGGGCGACATATATGGCAGGTCGGAGAGGCAGGGCAGCACATCCTTGGGATGATCGAAGAGTATCTCGGACCAGAGTGGAGTCCATGGCTCGAGTATCCTCGACTGGGTATGAGGTTTGGGTAA
- a CDS encoding uncharacterized protein (transcript_id=CADANIAT00000053), with the protein MSEEKKSVELSGDIDFIETPPAKASQFETGEDCGIEVTKAAAIPNPPLAVDGPGNESFSNYLLGGTLVGLPAFLTWFFGGGAKTFVFFFLLSVLPVLVAFWTYASTFSPRTNEKVKLPGRPVEHYITFKREEDKAKWHGKNKIPMQTFAEMYLDGLVDFNGDTLDVMEYRHDWANFSFTWDLFKFIVGTFFVDVLFHTKAQDEEQVRPNYDSGNDHYAWFLGPRMIYTSGIISDPEKEETLEEMQDNKMAIVCEKIGLKEGETMLDIGCGWGTLARFASLNYGAKVTGLTIAENQTAWGNDALRKAGIPEEQSKILCMDYRDAPRTKFDKITQLEMGEHVGIRRLTGFFRQCYDMLKDDGAMYVQLSGLRQAWQYEDFIWGLYLNKYIFRGADASTPLWYYVKCLEQAGFEVKGIDTVGVHYSGTLWRWYRNWVGNVEAIKAKYGPRWYRIWELFLAWSVIASRQGSATCYQMVVVKNLNSTHRINGVASQFGLAGALAASRAAGKSRLP; encoded by the exons ATgagcgaagaaaagaaatcaGTCGAGCTCTCGGGCGATATCGACTTCATTGAGACTCCGCCAGCCAAAGCCTCCCAATTTGAGACCGGCGAGGATTGCGGAATTGAGGTGACCAAG GCCGCCGCCATCCCCAACCCCCCATTGGCGGTCGATGGCCCCGGCAACGAGAGCTTCTCCAACTATTTGCTTGGAGGCACCCTCGTTGGACTCCCGGCCTTCCTAACCTGGTTCTTTGGCGGAGGGGCAAAGACGTtcgttttcttcttcttgctaAGCGTCCTTCCTGTCCTGGTGGCGTTTTGGACGTACGCCTCGACTTTCAGCCCGCGCACCAATGAGAAGGTGAAGCTTCCGGGCCGTCCGGTTGAGCACTACATCACCTTCAAGCGTGAAGAGGACAAGGCGAAATGGCAtggcaagaacaagatcCCCATGCAGACCTTTGCGGAAATGTACCTCGACGGCCTTGTGGATTTCAATGGCGACACTCTCGATGTTATGGAGTACCGCCACGATTGGGCCAACTTTTCGTTTACCTGGGACCTGTTCAAGTTTATTGTTGGCACTTTCTTTGTCGACGTTCTCTTCCACACCAAGGCTCAAGATGAGGAGCAGGTGCGTCCTAACTATGACAGTGGTAATGATCACTACGCTTGGTTCCTTGGACCCCGTATGATCTACACATCCGGCATCATCTCGGACCCCGAAAAGGAGGAGACGCTGGAGGAAATGCAGGACAACAAGATGGCTATTGTTTGCGAAAAGATCGGTCTTAAGGAAGGCGAGACCATGCTCGACAtcggctgcggctggggcACTCTAGCTAGATTCGCCAGTCTGAACTATGGCGCTAAAGTCACTGGACTCACCATTGCCGAGAACCAGACAGCCTGGGGAAATGACGCTCTCCGCAAGGCTGGCATTCCTGAGGAGCAGAGCAAGATTCTCTGCATGGACTACCGCGACGCCCCCCGCACCAAGTTTGACAAGATTACGCAGCTCGAAATGGGAGAACACGTTGGTATCCGCAGACTCACCGGCTTTTTCCGCCAGTGCTATGATATGctcaaggatgatggcgCCATGTACGTTCAGCTTTCCGGTCTCCGACAGGCGTGGCAGTACGAAGACTTCATCTGGGGTTTGTATCTCAACAAGTACATTTTCCGCGGCGCGGACGCTTCGACTCCACTGTGGTATTACGTCAAGTGCTTGGAGCAGGCCGGTTTTGAGGTCAAGGG AATCGATACTGTGGGTGTTCACTACTCCGGTACCCTCTGGCGCTGGTACCGTAACTGGGTTGGTAACGTTGAGGCAATCAAGGCCAAGTACGGCCCTAGGTGGTACAGG ATCTGGGAACTGTTCCTCGCTTGGTCCGTCATCGCCTCTCGTCAGGGTTCCGCCACCTGCTACCAGATGGTCGTGGTTAAGAACCTGAACTCGACTCATCGCATCAACGGTGTTGCCTCTCAGTTTGGCCTCGCCGGAGCCCTTGCGGCTAGCCGCGCTGCTGGCAAGTCTCGGCTGCCTTGA
- a CDS encoding protein ngn5 (transcript_id=CADANIAT00000054) yields the protein MEFAIEPVLPEDAPRITEIYFSAFTNSLSQRIMPRTKESEAFQTARFRKSAEEAQSGQGKDMIKIVATEPDQEPVIAGFALWNFYSGTSDSNEHEKEKVEWPSSSDSELCERFFSGVERERQTAIGDQPHYCLYMLAVDPAFARRGLGAKLLKWGLHRADERRLITFISASPAGRGLYEKHGCRALNSYEVVPGYHETSMVRPVAGLSRG from the exons ATGGAATTCGCCATTGAACCCGTTCTCCCAGAGGATGCTCCCCGCATAACCGAAATATATTTCTCTGCCTTCACCAACAGCCTCAGCCAGCGTATCATGCCCCGCACCAAGGAATCAGAGGCATTTCAAACTGCGAGATTCAGAAAGTccgctgaagaagcgcaatCGGGACAAGGCAAGGATATGATTAAGATCGTGGCGACAGAACCAGACCAGGAGCCCGTGATTGCGGGGTTCGCGCTCTGGAACTTCTACAGCGGCACGTCTGACTCTAATGAGCatgaaaaggagaaggtcGAGTGGCCGTCTAGCAGTGACAGCGAGCTCTGCGAAAGGTTCTTTTCCGGTGTGGAACGGGAAAGGCAGACGGCGATTGGGGACCAACCTCATTATT GTCTTTACATGCTCGCGGTAGACCCTGCGTTCGCTCGTCGTGGGCTGGGGGCCAAATTGCTGAAATGGGGTCTCCACAGGGCTGACGAGAGACGGCTTATTACGTTCATTTCGGCGTCACCGGCGGGTCGCGGGCTGTATGAGAAGCATGGCTGCAGAGCCCTGAATAGCTACGAGGTTGTCCCTGGGTACCACGAAACATCGATGGTGCGGCCAGTGGCGGGGCTATCAAGGGGATAA
- a CDS encoding sodium:solute symporter family protein (transcript_id=CADANIAT00000055), translating into MISTSSLSEELCTVKRQFAMSSTVAPVLPQGAGYGVVVGIGLFFALLMACVSYLQNRYTQYSTKTSEEFNTASRSVKPGLIANGVVSAWTWAATLLQSSTVAYEYGISGPFWVDAAGSTVQIFMFSVLACKVKQNAPYCHTFLEIVYHRYGQATHLVFVFFALMTNTLVASQLLLGGSAVVTALTGMNVYAAVFLIPLGVCIYVVLGGLRATFLCDYTHTVIVMVIILYFMFDVYTRNELIGSPSQMYDLLKTAAVERPVEGNIEGSYVTLKSNSGLVFGVIELCTGLSTVFLDQGYWQRAIASRPTTAVRAYIMGGLSWFAIPFGFATTLGLAAVALTNNPRFPTYPNNMTSSQISAGLAAPFGATALAGKGGATALLLTLFMAVTSSASSQLIAVSSILTFDIYKTYLKPKATPQQLIFVSHIMICIFGVVMACVACLWNGIGIDLGWLFLVMGLLIGGAVFPAAFTILWKGQTRLGAVCGAIGGLAAGLIAWLVEAKVYYGELTVATTGANYPTLAGNMASVLTGLILTVGISLLKPDDFNWEKTRAINAPATYNPEPVIESKPPMAIKTTRVDQSEKTADSAVIEDPKALQKTFVMAVVVSAVLSLIMDIIIPIPMFLSHYIFSKGFFTAWVVISFLWVFAAFFLCGILPVVETRRFWGMLFKRMFGKKVVLDAQVQQGQSSEDDAQRASKDSIA; encoded by the exons ATGATTTCGACTTCCAGTCTATCGGAAGAGCTCTGCACTGTGAAAAGACAATTCGCCATGAGCTCTACTGTCGCACCTGTCCTACCTCAAGGCGCCGGGTACGGCGTTGTCGTTGGCAttggcctcttcttcgcaCTGCTTATGGCATGTGTGTCATACCTACAA AACCGATACACGCAGTATTCAACGAAAACTAGCGAGGAGTTCAATACGGCCAGCCGCAGCGTCAAGCCTGGCCTAATCGCTAATGGAGTGGTGTCCGCATGGACATGGGCAGCGACTCTGTTGCAAAGTAGCACAGTTGCTTATGAGTATGGAATCTCTGGTCCGTTCTGGGTAG ACGCCGCCGGTTCAACTGTACAGATCTTCATGTTCTCCGTCTTAGCTTGCAAGGTCAAGCAAAACGCCCCGTACTGCCATACATTCCTTGAGATTGTTTATCATCGCTACGGGCAAGCGACGCATCTTGTGTTCGTATTTTTTGCCCTTATGACCAATACTCTCGTTGCGAGCCAGCTGTTGCTTGGAGGCAGTGCGGTCGTCACAGCCCTGACCGGCATGAACGTCTACGCGGCTGTCTTTTTGATCCCCCTCGGCGTCTGTATCTATGTCGTTCTCGGTGGCCTGCGGGCGACGTTTCTATGTGATTACACTCACACAGTCATTGTCATGGTCATCATCCTCTACTTCATGTTCGACGTCTATACGAGAAACGAGCTGATCGGTTCGCCCTCTCAGATGTACGATCTCCTCAAGACAGCCGCAGTTGAACGTCCTGTAGAAGGGAACATAGAGGGGTCGTACGTCACGCTCAAATCCAACTCTGGTCTTGTATTTGGTGTTATCGAGCTATGCACCGGCCTAAGCACGGTATTTCTTGATCAGGGCTACTGGCAGCGAGCCATCGCCAGTCGGCCCACCACCGCTGTCCGGGCCTATATCATGGGCGGCTTGTCCTGGTTTGCAATCCCCTTTGGATTCGCAACCACCCTGGGTCTTGCCGCTGTAGCGTTAACGAACAACCCCCGGTTCCCGACTTACCCGAACAATATGACAAGCAGTCAGATCTCAGCAGGTCTCGCGGCTCCATTTGGCGCCACAGCCCTTGCCGGGAAGGGCGGTGCGACTGCCTTGCTTTTGACACTGTTCATGGCCGtcacctcctccgcctcgtCTCAACTCATCGCCGTATCGTCGATCCTGACATTCGACATTTACAAAACCTACCTCAAGCCCAAGGCCACTCCTCAAcagctcatcttcgtctCCCATATAATGATCTGCATCTTCGGCGTGGTTATGGCGTGCGTTGCCTGCCTCTGGAACGGCATCGGGATCGACCTGGGCTGGCTGTTCCTGGTAATGGGTCTCTTGATTGGCGGTGCGGTCTTCCCGGCTGCATTCACCATCCTCTGGAAAGGACAGACGCGCCTAGGTGCTGTCTGCGGTGCAATTGGTGGCCTGGCAGCTGGGCTGATTGCCTGGCTGGTTGAAGCCAAAGTATACTATGGCGAACTCACCGTAGCTACAACAGGTGCCAACTACCCCACATTGGCCGGGAACATGGCGAGCGTCTTGACTGGTCTCATTCTCACTGTTGGAATCTCTCTTCTCAAACCGGATGACTTCAACTGGGAAAAGACCCGAGCTATTAACGCGCCAGCTACATATAACCCGGAACCCGTCATCGAATCTAAACCTCCCATGGCGATCAAGACGACGCGCGTTGACCAAAGTGAGAAAACAGCAGACTCTGCGGTCATCGAGGATCCAAAAGCTCTACAGAAAACATTCGTCATGGCCGTCGTTGTATCTGCCGTTCTGTCGCTGATCATGGACATCATTATCCCAATTCCTATGTTTCTTAGCCATTATATCTTCTCCAAGGGCTTCTTTACGGCGTGGGTAGTAATATCGTTTCTCTGGGTATTTGCCGCCTTTTTCCTCTGTGGGATTTTGCCAGTCGTTGAGACGAGGCGATTCTGGGGGATGCTGTTTAAGAGGATGTTTGGAAAGAAAGTGGTCTTGGATGCGCAAGTGCAGCAGGGACAGAGTTCTGAAGACGACGCGCAACGCGCGAGCAAGGACTCAATAGCCTAG
- a CDS encoding M20 family metallo-hydrolase (transcript_id=CADANIAT00000056), whose protein sequence is MFRNAIRARVSLLPGRLPAALACRWNSSVPAAQNLRINGDRLWNDIHFTAQYSAPSPGGVTRLCADENDKFARDWFRDQVLQLGAEYKVNATGSQFAVFGGEDYTVPPIAMGSHLDTVATGGKFDGPLGVLSGLEVIRSFKEQGIKTRAPLALINWTNEEGARFFPPLGSSTVYAGQTGVEQAHASLSNDGSGITMGDGLRKIGYVGDGPNTFEEFPISAHFEVHVEQATDLEKAGKPVGWVEGWHGITYYEVTFSGEDGHANTYPMYGRRDALTGAAKLITQLETLAYTKNGYTTVTNIQSGPWGACNIQSKTKVVFCLMHREGEGLEDMGADIVRSIKGIASLHGLEYKLSRPVHLLPGNFWPEAVDCVRRACGDRGIGSRTGTGHDSTMTRLKCPTAMIFVRGKDGISHCAKEWSDKEDCEEGALVLGKAVLNFDAYLEDHAAKL, encoded by the exons ATGTTTAGAAACGCCATTCGAGCGCGAGTCTCTCTGCTACCCGGCCGCCTACCCGCTGCCCTAGCCTGCCGGTGGAACTCGTCTGTGCCAGCTGCGCAAAATCTCAGGATCAACGGCGACCGTCTATG GAATGATATTCACTTCACTGCCCAATACAGCGCTCCATCCCCGGGAGGGGTGACCCGATTATGTGCAGACGAGAATGACAAGTTTGCCCGGGACTGGTTCCGAGACCaagtgctgcagctgggtGCAGAGTACAAGGTCAATGCGACGGGCAGTCAATTCGCAGTATTCGGCGGCGAGGACTATACCGTGCCACCGATTGCCATGGGGAGCCATCTTGACACAGTAGCCACAGGCGGGAAGTTCGATGGGCCACTCGGG GTTCTATCGGGTCTGGAAGTTATACGCAGCTTCAAAGAACAGGGCATCAAGACACGTGCCCCCCTCGCCCTGATTAACTGGACCAATGAAGAAGGTGCACGCTTCTTCCCCCCACTGGGCTCGTCGACCGTTTACGCAGGGCAGACGGGTGTAGAGCAGGCGCATGCGTCCCTCTCCAATGATGGTTCTGGCATCACCATGGGAGACGGGTTAAGGAAGATCGGCTACGTCGGCGACGGTCCAAACACATTCGAGGAATTTCCCATTTCGGCCCATTTTGAAGTCCACGTTGAGCAGGCAACGGACTTGGAAAAGGCCGGCAAGCCGGTCGGCTGGGTTGAAGGGTGGCATGGGATAACCTACTATGAGGTGACCTTTTCCGGCGAGGACGGCCATGCCAATACCTACCCAATGTACGGACGGCGCGATGCATTGACTGGCGCAGCAAAACTCATTACGCAGCTCGAAACACTGGCATATACAAAAAACGGATATACCACGGTAACCAACATCCAAAGCGGGCCTTGGGGTGCATGCAACATCCAGTCGAAGACGAAGGTTGTCTTCTGTCTTATGcacagagaaggagaaggactGGAGGACATGGGCGCTGATATTGTCCGGTCAATCAAGGGCATTGCCTCTCTACATGGACTGGAGTATAAGTTAAGTCGACCAGTCCATCTTTTGCCGGGCAACTTCTGGCCAGAGGCCGTTGACTGTGTTCGTCGAGCTTGCGGTGATAGGGGTATCGGATCACGCACGGGCACTGGCCACGATTCGACTATGACCCGGCTCAAATGTCCAACAGCGATGATCTTCGTGCGAGGAAAGGATGGAATCAGCCATTGCGCGAAAGAATGGAGTGACAAGGAGGATTGTGAAGAAGGCGCTCTGGTCCTCGGCAAGGCAGTGCTCAACTTTGATGCATATCTAGAGGACCACGCAGCAAAGCTATAA
- a CDS encoding glycoside hydrolase family 31 protein (transcript_id=CADANIAT00000057) has translation MEGHVFETHPRANPGAVVQGAQYRFTLLSERLIRFEWAEDGQFEDRASTFAIDREFPVPRFRIVDGDELEIITEYFHVSYTKQKFSPESLVFHFSGKSVKYGTPWRFGTPTEFNLGGTARTLDGVDGRCDMGQGVLSKAGYAVLDDSKSMLFDGKGFVAPRQAGDRADWYLFCYGRDYKAAIKAFYAVSGKQPVVPRFVLGNWWSRYYAYHQDEYVALVDKFLEHSIPLSVAVLDMDWHYVSDERVPHAGWTGYTWNEKLFPNPKKFRRDIHQRQLRITMNDHPHGGIHAHEAAYERMALFLDHDTRDRNPILFDPASPKFMEAYLSILHHRLELDACDFWWIDWQQGPYSKIPGFDPLWLLNHFQYLESKHYGSVPLIFSRYGGPGSHRYPIGFSGDTVVTWESLAFQPEFTATASNIGYGWWSHDIGGHIRGIRDDELLIRWTQLGVFSPVMRLHSTSSRWNSKEPWLYGDECFRVMARFLRFRHRLVPYLYTQNVSGSFNDEPLVQPMYWSWPNEPNAYEVPNQYFLGSELLVAPIVQPRDKRTNLASVKAWLPPGKRFVDIFCGTVYDGGRMVTLYRPIDKYPVLAPEGSIVTLTSEACPGNGCLNPSGIEALVIVGKDGRARLIEDVVDDDFFKERVAPAPNLRVAWNIEFIQATGKLTARIPAGKLNLNLRFLGMNLKPQDFRLLGNGRDLKNDGIDVRLAQYGNKPCLSVFFSDFVSLQPTTITISLGPDPQLEVVDHTASLEELIRGYQAEVRMKDQLWNAIEEGKGRPLCIISSLLALGYDEAIVGPLVELITADSRPCPGWMS, from the coding sequence ATGGAAGGACACGTATTTGAGACTCACCCTAGAGCAAACCCTGGCGCGGTAGTTCAAGGGGCGCAGTACCGGTTCACTCTCCTGAGCGAGCGCCTCATCCGCTTTGAGTGGGCAGAAGATGGCCAATTCGAGGACAGGGCGTCGACCTTCGCAATCGATCGCGAATTTCCTGTGCCTAGATTTCGAATCGTGGATGGTGACGAGCTTGAAATTATCACGGAGTATTTCCACGTGAGCTACACGAAACAGAAATTCAGCCCGGAGAGTCTCGTCTTTCACTTCAGCGGCAAGAGTGTCAAGTATGGCACGCCCTGGCGGTTTGGTACCCCTACGGAATTCAACCTTGGAGGCACCGCTAGGACACTGGATGGGGTTGACGGTCGTTGCGATATGGGGCAGGGCGTGCTTTCGAAAGCGGGATATGCTGTGCTTGACGACTCGAAAAGTATGCTGTTTGACGGCAAGGGCTTCGTTGCGCCCAGACAGGCTGGAGATAGGGCTGACTGGTACCTCTTCTGCTATGGTCGCGACTATAAGGCTGCGATCAAAGCATTCTATGCCGTGTCTGGGAAGCAGCCTGTCGTACCACGCTTCGTCCTCGGCAATTGGTGGAGTCGATACTATGCGTACCACCAGGACGAATATGTCGCACTGGTGGACAAGTTCCTGGAGCATAGCATTCCATTGTCCGTTGCTGTCCTCGATATGGACTGGCATTACGTATCGGATGAGCGAGTGCCCCATGCCGGGTGGACTGGCTATACCTGGAACGAGAAGCTTTTCCCCAATCCGAAGAAATTTAGACGCGATATTCATCAAAGGCAGCTTCGTATCACGATGAATGATCATCCGCATGGTGGGATCCACGCACACGAAGCTGCATACGAGCGGATGGCACTTTTTCTCGACCATGATACAAGGGACAGAAACCCTATCTTGTTCGACCCTGCAAGCCCAAAGTTCATGGAGGCGTACTTAAGTATTCTGCACCACAGGCTAGAATTGGATGCGTGCGATTTTTGGTGGATTGACTGGCAGCAGGGGCCGTACTCCAAGATTCCCGGCTTCGATCCTCTATGGTTATTGAACCACTTTCAGTATCTTGAAAGTAAACATTATGGCAGCGTGCCTCTTATATTCTCCCGGTATGGTGGCCCGGGAAGTCATCGGTATCCTATCGGCTTCTCTGGCGACACCGTCGTAACCTGGGAGTCTCTCGCTTTCCAGCCAGAATTCACCGCGACGGCTTCTAACATTGGTTATGGGTGGTGGAGTCACGATATCGGTGGCCACATCCGTGGTATCCGagatgatgagcttcttATCCGGTGGACCCAGCTGGGTGTTTTCTCTCCGGTCATGCGACTGCACTCGACCAGTTCGCGCTGGAACTCCAAGGAACCATGGCTCTACGGGGACGAGTGTTTCAGAGTCATGGCCAGGTTTTTGAGATTCAGGCATCGCCTCGTGCCGTACCTTTACACGCAGAATGTGTCAGGATCTTTCAATGACGAGCCATTGGTGCAGCCCATGTACTGGTCCTGGCCAAACGAACCCAATGCGTATGAAGTGCCGAACCAATACTTCCTCGGTTCCGAGTTACTAGTCGCACCTATTGTACAACCGCGAGATAAGCGGACCAACCTGGCGTCCGTCAAGGCGTGGCTCCCGCCTGGAAAACGATTCGTGGATATCTTCTGCGGAACGGTTTACGATGGTGGCCGAATGGTCACCCTTTATCGGCCCATAGATAAATACCCAGTCTTAGCACCGGAAGGTTCGATAGTGACTTTGACATCTGAAGCATGTCCCGGAAACGGTTGCTTAAACCCATCAGGGATTGAGGCACTCGTCATAGTCGGGAAAGATGGCCGGGCACGCCTGATAGAGGACGTGGTGGATGACGACTTCTTTAAGGAACGAGTCGCACCTGCTCCGAACTTGCGAGTAGCATGGAATATCGAATTCATACAAGCTACAGGGAAACTGACTGCTCGAATTCCTGCCGGCAAGCTCAATCTTAATCTCCGCTTCCTTGGTATGAACCTAAAGCCGCAGGACTTCAGACTGCTGGGCAATGGCAGGGACCTAAAAAATGACGGCATTGACGTTCGATTGGCCCAATATGGCAATAAGCCCTGTCTGTCGGTCTTTTTTTCAGATTTCGTTTCACTTCAACCGACTACAATCACCATCAGCCTGGGACCAGATCCACAGCTTGAAGTCGTCGACCATACCGCTTCTCTAGAAGAACTCATCAGAGGATATCAGGCCGAGGTAAGGATGAAGGACCAGCTGTGGAACGCCATCGAAGAGGGAAAGGGACGCCCGCTTTGCATTATCTCGTCGCTATTGGCTCTAGGATACGATGAAGCCATCGTTGGTCCGCTTGTTGAATTGATCACGGCAGATAGCAGGCCCTGTCCTGGGTGGATGTCGTGA
- a CDS encoding uncharacterized protein (transcript_id=CADANIAT00000058), whose product MTQTPPSHSVDDGQRPDNQDTEMPDADSPRGLADRRTDISGRVHHPAHTAVIAATAISEKFAATFWGKPEVKASCAPPPPPHRILRMPDPAQNPTDEYSDTTQPVGNAEVDPSFKDDEAACRVLAEEMRQRIEQLESDLANAPSPDSVRALERSLQAESAQRERLQQELRQKHSELDVLRKHWKQAALELDKARSQSQGFYQVTDNYLIELTTRLRYNIKNFAFQYFDGEMKGQRPRFDKPKIWDKYMQTITPDPLDCEVLMLSERRPSAVQAFIWRFLVGDVFDRFRWAGELGVTLRRMCLELRPGQYQDSMCPIVPDEERKFQMWLASTTAMVLDAGSAPNKSRVFTEKVHRNNDTLTRKMRGVLDHYLVVDDPAYPLELARIVEEAVKFDTEISRQVARVEWVFPAAGNEILFDPEIMRLGTGEMGAKEKQKQLVQLVVCPAMRKRGKSTGDDFGLPSTLLVPMEVSCEAVKRNEASARKATA is encoded by the exons ATGACGCAAACACCACCTTCCCACAGCGTTGACGACGGCCAGAGGCCTGATAACCAAGATACAGAGATGCCAGACGCAGACTCCCCACGAGGCCTCGCAGATCGGCGAACAGATATATCGGGGCGAGTTCATCATCCAGCCCACACGGCCGTAATCGCGGCCACAGCAATTAGTGAAAAGTTCGCCGCGACGTTTTGGGGGAAGCCTGAGGTGAAAGCCTCTTGCGCGCCCccgcctccaccacatcGCATCCTGCGGATGCCAGACCCGGCGCAGAACCCGACCGACGAATACTCGGACACAACGCAACCAGTGGGAAATGCCGAGGTTGACCCATCTTTTAAAGACGATGAGGCGGCATGTCGAGTACTTGCAGAGGAAATGAGGCAGAGGATCGAACAGCTTGAGAGTGATCTTGCAAATGCGCCGTCGCCGGATTCTGTCCGCGCGCTAGAACGTTCGCTTCAGGCAGAAAGCGCCCAGCGAGAACGACTGCAGCAAGAGCTCCGCCAGAAGCACAGCGAATTAGACGTGCTGCGGAAGCACTGGAAGCAAGCTGCGCTAGAGCTGGACAAGGCGCGGTCCCAGAGCCAGGGGTTCTATCAAGTGACGGACAACTATCTCATTGAGCTGACAACCCGCTTGCGGTATAATATCAAGAATTTTGCGTTTCAATATTTCGACGGTGAAATGAAGGGGCAGAGACCGAGATTCGACAAACCGAAAATATGGGATAAGTACATGCAAACAATCACTCCGGATCCCTTGGACTGTGAGGTTCTCATGTTATCGGAACGAAGACCAAGCGCTGTCCAAGCGTTCATCTGGCGTTTTCTTGTCGGTGACGTTTTTGACCGTTTTCGATGGGCCGGCGAGCTGGGTGTCACGCTGCGGAGAATGTGCCTTGAGTTAAGACCTG GGCAGTATCAAGACTCCATGTGTCCTATCGTCCCCGATGAAGAGCGCAAATTCCAGATGTGGCTTGCAAGCACAACAGCAATGGTCCTGGACGCTGGAAGCGCACCGAATAAATCGCGGGTATTTACAGAAAAGGTCCATAGAAACAATGACACGCTGACCAGGAAGATGCGCGGAGTACTGGACCATTACCTCGTGGTAGATGACCCAGCGTATCCTCTGGAGCTGGCGCggatcgtcgaggaggccGTGAAGTTTGATACAGAGATCAGTCGCCAGGTCGCGCGCGTAGAATGGGTGTTTCCTGCCGCGGGGAATGAGATTCTATTTGATCCAGAGATAATGAGGCTGGGGACAGGAGAGATGGGAgccaaagagaagcagaagcagctggtGCAGCTGGTTGTCTGTCCGGCGATGAGGAAACGCGGCAAGTCGACCGGTGATGATTTTGGACTACCCTCTACTTTGCTGGTCCCTATGGAAGTTTCATGCGAGGCAGTCAAGAGAAACGAGGCGAGTGCGCGCAAGGCGACTGCTTGA